A stretch of the Oscillospiraceae bacterium genome encodes the following:
- a CDS encoding ferredoxin family protein, whose product MAKKWYPVVNYLICEDCGTCVAKCPHGVYDVKKAPSPVVISPDECVDHCHGCGNRCPVGAITYVGDDTGWTPPNKKAAAESSCGCDGGNSRGGCDC is encoded by the coding sequence ATGGCTAAAAAGTGGTATCCTGTTGTCAATTATCTGATTTGCGAGGACTGCGGCACCTGTGTTGCAAAGTGCCCGCACGGCGTGTATGACGTCAAAAAGGCGCCGTCGCCGGTTGTGATAAGCCCCGATGAATGCGTCGATCACTGCCACGGCTGCGGCAACCGCTGTCCCGTCGGTGCGATTACTTATGTCGGCGACGACACCGGCTGGACGCCGCCGAACAAAAAAGCGGCGGCTGAAAGTTCATGCGGCTGCGACGGCGGCAACAGCAGAGGCGGCTGTGATTGCTGA
- a CDS encoding thioredoxin family protein — MSIFNKKKEESCCCGNCDAKSMEQAEKAKTEGASVKVLGSGCAKCNQLEASVKEALLLLGMDAAIDHVTDFAQIAAYGVMSTPALVVDGKVVSYGKVLKTEEVIKILQKVRG, encoded by the coding sequence ATGTCAATCTTTAATAAGAAAAAGGAAGAATCCTGCTGCTGTGGAAACTGCGACGCAAAAAGTATGGAACAAGCAGAGAAGGCAAAAACCGAAGGCGCGAGTGTAAAAGTGCTTGGAAGCGGCTGCGCCAAATGCAATCAGCTCGAAGCGTCGGTCAAAGAGGCCTTGTTGTTGCTCGGAATGGATGCGGCGATCGACCATGTGACCGATTTCGCCCAGATTGCCGCATACGGCGTCATGAGCACGCCCGCACTGGTCGTGGACGGCAAGGTCGTTTCTTACGGCAAGGTGTTGAAGACCGAAGAAGTCATCAAAATTTTACAGAAAGTCAGGGGCTAA
- a CDS encoding 4Fe-4S binding protein, translated as MKAVIDKRKCSSDLRMCKPMKECPTGAISWIEDDDEPLGSRMEIDEGKCTGCGLCVELCCGNCIEVK; from the coding sequence ATGAAAGCTGTCATTGATAAGAGGAAGTGCTCTTCCGACCTGAGGATGTGCAAGCCGATGAAAGAATGTCCCACCGGTGCGATTTCGTGGATTGAAGACGACGACGAGCCGCTCGGTTCCCGCATGGAGATCGATGAGGGTAAATGCACCGGCTGCGGGCTCTGTGTCGAGTTGTGCTGCGGAAACTGCATCGAAGTAAAGTAA
- a CDS encoding arsenite methyltransferase, with the protein MSGKEETREQIRKKYSKIALKGGEDCGCSSGCCGAKPRLDVKEITKNLGYSDDDLSNMPNQVNMGLGCGNPLAIASLKEGETVLDLGSGGGFDCFLARRKVGESGHVIGIDMTPEMIKLSRENARKSKVANVEFRLGEIEHMPVADGVVDVIISNCVINLSVEKEKVFKEAYRVLKTGGRICVSDVVATAELPEELKKNIAMLTGCIAGAEYVENLRAMLTNAGFKNIRMTPKDNSREILSSWAPGKGVENYVASYIIEAEK; encoded by the coding sequence ATGAGTGGCAAAGAGGAAACCAGAGAGCAAATCCGAAAAAAGTATTCGAAAATTGCGTTGAAGGGCGGCGAAGATTGCGGCTGCAGTTCGGGATGCTGCGGTGCGAAACCCCGCCTTGACGTTAAGGAAATCACCAAAAATCTCGGATACTCCGATGATGACCTTTCAAATATGCCCAATCAGGTAAATATGGGCCTCGGCTGCGGGAATCCTCTTGCGATCGCCTCACTCAAAGAGGGCGAGACGGTTCTCGATTTGGGCAGCGGGGGCGGTTTCGACTGCTTTTTGGCCAGGAGAAAAGTCGGTGAATCCGGGCATGTCATCGGCATCGATATGACGCCCGAAATGATCAAGCTGTCGCGTGAAAACGCCCGAAAAAGCAAAGTCGCGAATGTGGAGTTTCGCCTTGGCGAAATTGAGCATATGCCGGTTGCGGACGGCGTCGTGGATGTGATTATCTCAAACTGCGTGATCAATTTATCGGTTGAAAAAGAAAAGGTGTTCAAAGAGGCCTACCGGGTTTTGAAAACCGGAGGGAGAATCTGCGTTTCCGACGTCGTTGCGACTGCCGAACTGCCCGAGGAATTGAAAAAGAACATCGCCATGCTGACGGGCTGCATTGCGGGAGCGGAATATGTTGAAAACCTCAGAGCGATGTTAACAAACGCCGGTTTTAAAAACATTCGAATGACCCCGAAAGACAACAGCAGAGAAATCCTGTCCTCTTGGGCGCCCGGAAAAGGCGTCGAAAATTACGTGGCTTCCTATATCATCGAGGCGGAAAAATAA
- the arsB gene encoding ACR3 family arsenite efflux transporter, with amino-acid sequence MDKIKKQGIGFFEKYLTVWVLLCMAAGILIGKFLPGIPGFLEKIQYAGQNIPIAVLIWIMIYPMMMKIDFQSIKNVRKNPLGLVISSGNSWLVKPFLMFGLSSLFFYVIFKAFIPHDLAQSYVTGAVLLGVAPCTAMVFVWSNLTKGDPAHTLVQVSVNDLLIIVLFVPLTTLLLGINQSQIPWDTLIFSIVLFVVIPLSAGAVTRSLMIRKKGLEYFNEKFVPKFDGITTSGLLLTLVIIFTFQGDVILENPFYVLLIAVPLILQNIISATIAYQLCRWAKLPHNISAPASLIAASDFFELSVAVAISLFGPDSPVVLVCTVGVLTEVPVMLLLVKFINKTKHWFPETGKETAK; translated from the coding sequence GTGGATAAAATAAAAAAACAGGGCATCGGATTTTTTGAAAAATATCTGACGGTTTGGGTGCTGTTATGTATGGCGGCGGGTATCTTGATCGGCAAATTTTTGCCCGGAATCCCCGGTTTTCTCGAAAAAATTCAATATGCGGGGCAAAATATCCCGATTGCCGTCCTCATTTGGATTATGATCTACCCGATGATGATGAAGATTGATTTTCAGTCCATAAAAAATGTGAGAAAGAACCCGCTCGGATTGGTGATTTCATCCGGAAACAGCTGGCTGGTAAAACCGTTTCTGATGTTCGGTCTGTCGTCTCTCTTTTTCTATGTCATCTTCAAAGCGTTTATCCCGCATGATTTGGCGCAAAGCTATGTGACAGGCGCCGTATTGCTGGGCGTTGCCCCGTGTACAGCAATGGTTTTTGTGTGGAGCAACCTCACAAAGGGCGATCCCGCGCACACGCTGGTGCAGGTTTCCGTCAACGATCTGTTGATCATTGTTTTGTTTGTCCCGCTGACAACTCTACTGCTCGGAATCAATCAAAGTCAAATCCCTTGGGATACACTGATTTTTTCCATCGTTCTCTTTGTCGTAATTCCTTTGTCGGCAGGCGCTGTAACGAGGAGTTTAATGATCAGGAAAAAAGGTTTGGAATATTTCAACGAAAAGTTTGTTCCGAAATTCGACGGGATTACCACTTCCGGTTTGTTGCTGACGCTCGTTATCATTTTTACATTTCAAGGCGATGTGATTCTGGAAAATCCGTTTTATGTGCTCTTGATCGCCGTTCCGCTGATTCTTCAAAATATCATCTCCGCGACGATTGCCTATCAGTTGTGCAGGTGGGCGAAACTGCCTCATAACATTTCCGCGCCCGCCTCTCTGATCGCCGCTTCCGATTTCTTTGAATTGTCGGTGGCTGTCGCGATTTCGCTGTTCGGGCCGGATTCCCCGGTGGTGCTTGTCTGCACGGTCGGCGTACTGACAGAAGTTCCGGTGATGCTGCTGCTTGTGAAATTTATCAACAAAACAAAGCATTGGTTTCCCGAGACCGGCAAGGAAACAGCAAAATGA
- a CDS encoding arsenate reductase ArsC → MKKVAFICVHNSCRSQIAEALGKHFAADVFQSYSAGTEVKDRINPDTVRLMKQLYGIDMELTQRPKLLADLPPVDVVITMGCNVECPYLPCKRREDWGLDDPTGKSDDHFITVIKTIESKIISLKTELGGRS, encoded by the coding sequence ATGAAGAAAGTCGCTTTTATCTGCGTCCATAACTCCTGCCGAAGTCAAATCGCCGAGGCGCTCGGAAAGCATTTCGCCGCAGATGTTTTTCAGAGTTATTCCGCAGGCACGGAAGTAAAAGACCGCATTAATCCCGACACCGTTCGGCTGATGAAGCAGCTTTATGGAATCGACATGGAGTTGACCCAGCGTCCCAAGCTGCTCGCCGATCTGCCGCCGGTGGATGTGGTCATCACGATGGGCTGCAATGTCGAGTGTCCTTATCTGCCGTGTAAACGTCGGGAGGATTGGGGACTCGACGATCCTACAGGCAAATCGGATGATCATTTCATTACTGTAATCAAAACGATTGAATCAAAAATCATTTCTTTAAAGACGGAACTTGGGGGGCGTTCATGA